The Apium graveolens cultivar Ventura chromosome 11, ASM990537v1, whole genome shotgun sequence genome has a window encoding:
- the LOC141696250 gene encoding AT-hook motif nuclear-localized protein 28-like, whose product MANNNENSLNLPVSGEMIKAAGGWFNGNTTGNLRPRGRPRGSKNKPKEEDMTMKPVTLVVPNGVNIMEWVAGFAHSNKVCITVVGGCGMVSLAILTKLGSQVPPQEYKEHLNLIIFSGTHIIFPSIEGSVPITFFNALLGRVNGAVIGGTPSILFSMGEVRLSAFVFQNPAVFQIKP is encoded by the coding sequence ATGGCAAATAACAACGAAAATTCTCTCAATTTACCAGTTTCAGGAGAAATGATCAAAGCTGCAGGTGGTTGGTTTAATGGCAACACCACCGGGAATCTTAGGCCTCGTGGACGTCCTCGTGGATCAAAAAATAAACCCAAAGAAGAAGATATGACTATGAAGCCAGTCACTCTTGTGGTGCCAAATGGAGTTAATATAATGGAGTGGGTCGCGGGCTTTGCCCACTCAAATAAAGTTTGTATTACTGTTGTTGGTGGATGTGGGATGGTTTCACTAGCAATTCTTACCAAACTAGGGTCTCAAGTCCCACCCCAAGAATATAAGGAACATCTTAACCTCATCATTTTTTCAGGGACTCATATAATCTTCCCTTCAATAGAAGGTTCTGTTCCAATAACCTTTTTTAATGCTTTATTGGGTAGAGTGAATGGGGCTGTGATTGGCGGGACGCCATCAATACTGTTCAGCATGGGTGAGGTCCGCTTGAGTGCATTTGTTTTTCAAAATCCAGCGGTCTTCCAAATTAAGCCTTAG